In the genome of Acidobacteriota bacterium, the window TCAGCCGCTCGCGCGCTTCGGCAACGGTCACCCGGCGGCGCTTCGAGCGGCCCTGGAACAATCCCGGCATCATGTCGCGCAGGTTGACGCCGACCTCTTCCATCGACGAGCCGCTGATTAGCTCGATCGACGGGAACGACTTCTCCTGGACATCGATCTCGACCATGCGTTCGTCGAGCTTGCCCTCGCGCAGTTGTTCGCGCATGCGCTGCCGGGTACCGTGCATCTCGTCGCGAATACGGCCGGGATCTTCATCGGGCGCGGCCGGGCGCGGCGGCAACAGCAGGTCGAGCAGCCGCTCCTCGGTGTTCAGCTCCGCCTTGACCCGCACTTCCTCGATTCGCTCCTCGCGCACCATGTTGACGGCGAGTTCGACCAGGTCGCGAACCATCGACTCGACATCGCGGCCGACGTAGCCGACCTCGGTGAACTTCGAGGCCTCGACCTTGATGAACGGCGACTGCGCCAGCCGCGCCAGCCGCCGCGCGATCTCGGTCTTGCCGACGCCGGTCGGCCCGATCATCAGGATGTTCTTCGGCGCCACGTCTTCGGCCAGCTCGGCCGGCAGCTTCTGGCGGCGCAGCCGGTTGCGCAAGGCGATCGCGACCGCCCGCTTGGCCCTGGCCTGCCCGACCACGTACTTGTCGAGTTCGGCGACGATCTGGCGCGGCGTGAGCGAGTCGATGAACGTGGACGACCGCTCGGGCAAGGGTATCGACATCTAGAGTTCTTCGATCGTGAGGTTACTGTTCGTGTAGATGCAGATTTGCGAGGCGATGGTCATCGCCCGCTCGGCAATCTCGCGGGGTGTCAGCGTGGTGTTCTGCACCAGCGCCTGGGCGGCCGCCTGCGCAAACGCGCCGCCCGAGCCGATGCCGATCACGCCGTCATCGGGCTCGATCAGGTCGCCGGTGCCCGACAGCAGGAACATCGACTTGCGGTCGAGCACGATCAACATGGCTTCGAGCCGCCGCAACGCGCGATCGGTGCGCCAGTCCTTGGCCAGCTCCACCGCCGAGCGGTCGAGGTTGCCGCGGTACTGCTCGAGCTTGGCTTCGAACCGTGCGAACAGCGCGAACGAATCGGCGGCCGAACCGGCGAAACCGGCCAGGATGCTGTCGTTGTAAAGGCGGCGGATCTTGCGGGCGTTCTGCTTTACGACGGTGTTGCCGAGCGTGACCTGCCCGTCCCCGGCCAGCACCGCCCGACCCTCGCGGCGCACCGCCAGGATGGTCGTGGCGTGGAACGTCGAATCCATCCCTGTAGTGTCTCACACCCGATGTCGGCGGACGGTAGCCGGGGCCAACGCGGTCACAAGAGGTCACGAGATCAGGAGAACCCCAGGTTGCGGCTCCTCACCTCTCGAACTTCTCGTGTTGACTGGGGCCGCCCTGTGTCGCGTACTGCCCTTGCAGGAAGGCCGCAAAGGTCTGCGGTGGCCGCGGTACCGCCGGCGCTTACGCCCGCACCGAAGAGGCTGCCACTGCAACCACTGCCGCTGCCATGGCCATCACGCGAATCGTCTTCATTTCATCTCTCCGGGCTTCCGGCTCGTCGCCACGAAGTAGAAGTACAGTGGGATGCCCGCCGCCATCACGGCGACTCCGGCCAGTGTCGTCATCGGGGCGGAATAGAAGCCGTTGATCACGGTCGCGGTGCCGACAATCACGAACAGCGCCGGCGTGAATGGGTAGCCCCACGCACTGAATGGACGCTCCGCGTTCGGCTCACGCGAGCGCAGGACGAAGACGGCCGCGACCGCGATGGTGGCAAACAGCGTGACCGCGAAGCCGGTATAGGTCGTCAGCGTGTCGGCCGAGCCCGACATGATCAGGATGCTGGCCCAGATCGCCTGCGCGACAATCGCGGTCGATGGGGTGCGGAAGGTGGGGTGAATCTTCGCGGCGGCCGGCAGGAATACCCCGTCGCGCGCCATCGCGTAGTACACGCGCGGGCCCGCAAAGATGTTGGCGCTCACGCTCGCCAGCAGGCTGATGATCGAGACCGCTCCCATGATGTTGCCGGCCGCGGAGCCCAGCATCTTGTCGGCGACCACGTCCAGCACGCTGCCCTGCACCTTCGCCAGCTCACCGACCGGCATCACATACAGGTACAGGGCGTTCAGCCCCAGGTAGATCACAATCACCGCGCCGGTGCCGAGCGCCAGCGCCTTCGGCACGTTGCGTCCGGGGTCGCGAATCTCTTCAGCCATGTACGACGCGGCATTCCACCCCGAGTAGGTGAACATCACGGCCAGCAACGCCAGCAACCAGGACGACCCGGTGACGGGTCCGGCCACCGCCTGCATATTCGCGCCAGAGCCCGCGCCCATCGAGAAGCCGGCGGCAATGAAGATGAGCAAGGCCGCGACTTTCAGCACCGCCAGGAAGTTCATCAGCAGCCGGCCCGGGCCGACGCCGCGGTAGTGCACGTACGACAGCGCCACCACCGCCGAGATCGCGACCAGGGTGCGACGGGACACCGTCAGCGGGAAATACGGAATGGGGATGACGAAGAACGGCGTGTGATCGGCAGCGCCCGGAAAGAACCGATCGAGGTAAAAGACCAGCACGACAGAGGTCGCCGCAATCGCCCCGGCGAAGCCCGCGACGAACGAAACCCAGCCGGTCAGGAAGCCGGCCAGCTTACCGTAGGCCGCGCGTAAGTAGACATACTCCCCGCCGGCCCTGGGCCTGAGCGCCGCCAACTCGGCATACGCCGACGCGCCGCAAAACGCGAGCACGCCGCCGGCCACCCAGATGCCGAGGAACAGCCAGGGGTTCGGAACACCCGCGGCGATCAACGGTGGGGTGAAGAGAATGCCGCCGCCAATGACGTTGGAAACGATGATCGCCGCTGCGTCGTACGGACCCAGCCGGCGTTCAAGAGTGGAAGTCGCTGCGGTGCTCGCCATCGCCGCCGATTATAGGCGAGGATATTTGCCTAGCGCGTGAGTAGTTGGCGTTGGATCGGATACTCGGCGAGCTTGGCCCAGACCTGCGAGCCCTGCTTCAGGAAGATCTCGACCTTGGCGTCGATGAACTCCTTGTTCTGCAGCATCTGCATGCGCGGCTGATCGCCGGTGTAGCCAAGCGCCGAGCGCATCACCAGCGGCGCGGTTTCGGCGCCGGCGGCCAGCACCGGGTCGCGCGGAACCGCCCACCCGAAGTACTCGCCCCACATCTCCTGCTCCCCGACGCGGCGGAAGATCGCGTTGACCTGGATCGACTTGAGCTCTTTGTCCGACTTGTTGCGGAACTTCAGCGAGACGCTCGGCACCAGCTTGTTCTTGCCGTCCTCGAGAATGCCATCGTCGAACCAGCCGGTGACCACGTCGACCGGTTCGAGCGCAGCGACGGCATCGACCGAGGCCCGGCAGCTGTAGGACGACAGGGTGATGCCCCCCGCCATGAGGACGGCGAAGATGAGCAGGCCGCCGACGAGGGTGACGAGTGGAACGCGCGGGGTGGTGGTTTCCATAAGAATGTCGCGGCTGACTACGCCGCCTTATTCATTCTAAGACACCACCGGCCCGGTTTTGTTCCGGCGTTCTGAATCAGAACTGGCTCACCTGCACCCGCTTGCGGGCCTCGTCGCGGCTAATTCGGCCGGCCCGGTAGTCCATCAGGTCGGCGCCCCTGATGCGATAAATCATCGTCACCACTTCTTCGAGCGGATCCTGTGGCGCGAGGGTATCGCGGCCTTCGTTGTCGCGCGCGGCCACCGTCAGCCACTGATCGGGGCCAAGCGTCATGGGCGTGCTGTAGTCGATGATCGCGTCGACCAGGGCCTTGGTCACGGCTTCGGTGTAAGCGCGGTTCGGATCCTGCGCCCACGCCTTGGCGGGAGGCGCGCCCCCCGCCGCCGCCCCGGCGCCGATCCCGCCGGGACCGTCGGGAAGAACCACGTTGGCCGCGACGGCGGGACTAGTGGCCTGGTTACCCGAGCGGGCGTAGGCACTCGGCGGCGCCGCCTGGCTTTCAAGCTGCTTCAGCGATCGCTCGAACACCGCGCGGGCCGCGGGATCGGTAATCGACGGGCCAACCTTGCGCATGTCGTTAATCGCCCGCTCGGCCGCGGCGTTGTCCTGGTCGATCATGGTGCGCAGGCTCCACATCATGCTTTGCCGCATCATCGGCACCTGCACGTCGAAGTAGACCCCATACCCGTCGAGGTACACGCCCCGGGCCTGGGCCTCGCCCGCGAGGATGAAGACTCCCGGCATCACCGCCAGGATCTCGCGGTTCAGGTTCTTGGCCCCGTAGTCGACGGCCCGGGCCAGCGCGCCTTCCATCACGTAGATGTGATGGCGCATGTCGCTCATGTTCACGGGCTTCGTGGTCGTGGCCTCTTGCGCCGCGGCGGGCACCGCCACGACCAACGCCGACAGCACCACCCACGCTCTCATCTGCTTCTTCATGGCTCTCAATGCTCTAAGAAAACTACCAACTATCAACTCTTCAACTTTCAACTTACTGTTGGGGCGTCGTCGACGCCCGGATCAGGTAGTTCACGGTCTGTCGCTGCTTCGCCATTTCGACGCTGGTGTGGCCAATGGCCTGTTCGACCCGCAGCAGGTCGGCGCGCCGCTGGATGTTCATGTCGCGCGTCAGCTGCGTGACCCGCAAGGCCAACTCGCGGTTCTGCCTGGACTCGCTCGCCGCGAGCAACTCGCGCACGCGCCGTAAGGTCGGCTCGTCGCCGTCTGATGATCTCGACGCCGCGCGCACCGTTCCGGTCTCGCGGGTGGCGCGAATTTCTTCACGCAACTGCTGCTCGAGGGCCGTGAGCGCGGGCTTCCACTGCTCGTCGGTGGCCGCCAGGGGGGCCTCCGGCGGCGCCATGGTCGAGGCGGCCGGCGTCATCCAGCCCGTCGAGATCGCCAACCCGTCGGGGCCCGATTTCACCTGCACGTTGGCCACGGCGGCGCTGACCGCCAGCACGAAGATGGCCGCCACGGCTTGCGCCCACACGGGAACGGTGTTCCACCACGGCGGCGGACCGGGCACCGCCGCGGCCGGTTGCGGCGCGGCGGCCGGTTCAGCTCCGGCTCTGACAATGGTGAAGCCCAGTTCGACATTGGGCGGCGCCCACTGGGTCAATCCGGTGCGCACGCCGGCAAGCGCGCCGACTTCAGCCGCGCACGCGGCGCACTGCTTCAGGTGTTCGTCGACGCGTTGCCGATCGTCCGCGTCGATCTCGTCATAGAGGTAGGCCACGAGCGTGGCTTTGTCGTCACACGAAAACATGAGGCTCATGATGATCTTCCACTCGCAAAACTGGTCATGCCCCGGCTTTCCAGGTGCTTGCGCAACACGCTGAGCCCCTGGTAGAGCCGCGTCTTGACGGTGCTCAACGGGCACCCCTGCAAGTCGGCAATCTCCTGGAACGTCAGGCCGTGATACTCCTTCAACACAATCG includes:
- a CDS encoding amino acid permease, coding for MASTAATSTLERRLGPYDAAAIIVSNVIGGGILFTPPLIAAGVPNPWLFLGIWVAGGVLAFCGASAYAELAALRPRAGGEYVYLRAAYGKLAGFLTGWVSFVAGFAGAIAATSVVLVFYLDRFFPGAADHTPFFVIPIPYFPLTVSRRTLVAISAVVALSYVHYRGVGPGRLLMNFLAVLKVAALLIFIAAGFSMGAGSGANMQAVAGPVTGSSWLLALLAVMFTYSGWNAASYMAEEIRDPGRNVPKALALGTGAVIVIYLGLNALYLYVMPVGELAKVQGSVLDVVADKMLGSAAGNIMGAVSIISLLASVSANIFAGPRVYYAMARDGVFLPAAAKIHPTFRTPSTAIVAQAIWASILIMSGSADTLTTYTGFAVTLFATIAVAAVFVLRSREPNAERPFSAWGYPFTPALFVIVGTATVINGFYSAPMTTLAGVAVMAAGIPLYFYFVATSRKPGEMK
- the hslU gene encoding ATP-dependent protease ATPase subunit HslU, whose amino-acid sequence is MSIPLPERSSTFIDSLTPRQIVAELDKYVVGQARAKRAVAIALRNRLRRQKLPAELAEDVAPKNILMIGPTGVGKTEIARRLARLAQSPFIKVEASKFTEVGYVGRDVESMVRDLVELAVNMVREERIEEVRVKAELNTEERLLDLLLPPRPAAPDEDPGRIRDEMHGTRQRMREQLREGKLDERMVEIDVQEKSFPSIELISGSSMEEVGVNLRDMMPGLFQGRSKRRRVTVAEARERLSGEEQQKLIDMEAVSAAAVERVEQAGIIFVDEIDKIAGREGSHGPEVSREGVQRDILPIVEGTTVNTKHGMVRTDHILFIAAGAFHVSKPSDLIPELQGRFPIRVELEALGQAEFVRILTEPKSALIKQYIALMATEGVELTFTDDGVATIAEFATIVNERTENIGARRLHTVMERLLDEVSFDAPTLEDKSVTIDAAYVRRMLADIVKNEDLSRYIL
- the hslV gene encoding ATP-dependent protease subunit HslV; its protein translation is MDSTFHATTILAVRREGRAVLAGDGQVTLGNTVVKQNARKIRRLYNDSILAGFAGSAADSFALFARFEAKLEQYRGNLDRSAVELAKDWRTDRALRRLEAMLIVLDRKSMFLLSGTGDLIEPDDGVIGIGSGGAFAQAAAQALVQNTTLTPREIAERAMTIASQICIYTNSNLTIEEL
- a CDS encoding zf-HC2 domain-containing protein, whose protein sequence is MSLMFSCDDKATLVAYLYDEIDADDRQRVDEHLKQCAACAAEVGALAGVRTGLTQWAPPNVELGFTIVRAGAEPAAAPQPAAAVPGPPPWWNTVPVWAQAVAAIFVLAVSAAVANVQVKSGPDGLAISTGWMTPAASTMAPPEAPLAATDEQWKPALTALEQQLREEIRATRETGTVRAASRSSDGDEPTLRRVRELLAASESRQNRELALRVTQLTRDMNIQRRADLLRVEQAIGHTSVEMAKQRQTVNYLIRASTTPQQ